The following proteins come from a genomic window of Spirochaetaceae bacterium:
- a CDS encoding DUF1572 family protein, with protein MSDEAARSAADAIRFIAGEFTLNRRLAERAVAQMPPEELGWLPDEHSNSVAMLMKHVGGNLHSRFTDFLTTDGEKPSRDRDAEFRNDVVDHDTVLALWTTGWESVEATLATLSPAELNREITIRGEPHTVLQALLRAMAHAAYHCGQIVELARMRSAHWRALTLPRTSPP; from the coding sequence ATGAGTGACGAGGCCGCCCGCAGCGCCGCCGATGCGATTCGCTTCATTGCCGGGGAATTCACCCTCAATCGGCGCCTCGCCGAACGCGCCGTCGCTCAGATGCCGCCCGAGGAATTGGGCTGGCTGCCCGACGAGCACTCCAACAGCGTCGCCATGCTGATGAAGCACGTTGGCGGCAACCTGCACTCCCGGTTCACCGACTTCCTGACCACCGACGGCGAGAAGCCCAGCCGCGACCGCGACGCCGAATTCCGCAACGACGTGGTGGATCATGACACCGTGCTCGCGCTGTGGACCACCGGCTGGGAGAGCGTCGAGGCAACGCTCGCCACGCTCAGCCCGGCCGAACTGAACCGCGAGATCACTATCCGCGGCGAGCCGCACACCGTCCTGCAGGCGTTGCTGCGTGCGATGGCCCATGCGGCCTACCACTGCGGTCAGATCGTGGAACTGGCACGCATGCGCAGCGCGCACTGGCGCGCCCTGA